The Primulina tabacum isolate GXHZ01 chromosome 7, ASM2559414v2, whole genome shotgun sequence genome includes a window with the following:
- the LOC142552180 gene encoding B-type cell cycle switch protein ccs52A-like: MSQKNMETPSTSALSTDPKTPMRITASELLSSSYHRPSSSRTIYSDRFIPSRSSSNFALFNLPNSNADTSSDDSNSAYTTLLKSALFGPECAGGANGIQPSTPEKSVHTGRFGANNNGNVWHITPPNCNIFKYKTETRKSFHSLSPFGFDDQLPGVSHSPIKVPRKVPRSPNKVLDAPALQDDFYLNLVDWSSHNVLAVGLGNCVYLWHASSSKVVKLCELGIDDSVCSVGWAQRGTHLAIGSSNGKVQLWDASRCKKIRTMEGHRLRVGALVWSSSLLSSGSRDKCILQRDVRAQDDYVSKLSGHKSEVCGLKWSYDNRELASGGNDNRLLVWNQYSSQPILKYCEHTAAVKAIAWSPHLHGLLASGGGTADRCIRFWNTTTNSQLSCVDTGSQVCNLVWSKNVNELVSTHGYSQNQIIVWRYPSMSKLATLTGHTYRVLYLAISPDGQTIVTGAGDETLRFWTVFPSPKSQNTETEIGASSLGRTRIR; encoded by the exons ATGTCCCAGAAAAATATGGAAACCCCGAGCACGAGTGCATTGTCTACAGACCCAAAAACTCCAATGAGAATCACCGCATCCGAGCTTCTCAGCTCTTCCTATCATCGCCCCTCATCCTCCCGCACGATTTACAGCGACCGCTTCATCCCTAGCCGTTCCTCTTCCAACTTTGCCCTATTTAATCTGCCTAATTCCAATGCCGATACTTCTTCTGACGATTCTAATTCTGCTTACACTACCCTTTTGAAGTCTGCCCTTTTCGGACCCGAATGCGCTGGTGGTGCTAACGGGATTCAGCCATCGACTCCGGAGAAATCTGTTCACACGGGTCGATTTGGTGCTAATAATAACGGTAACGTTTGGCACATTACTCCTCCTAATTGTAACATTTTCAAGTACAAGACCGAGACTCGAAAATCTTTCCATTCTCTGTCGCCGTTTGGGTTTGATGATCAGCTTCCTGGGGTGTCCCATAGTCCTATTAAGGTTCCCAGAAAAGTTCCCAGGTCTCCCAACAAG GTTTTGGATGCACCAGCACTGCAAGACGATTTTTATCTTAATCTTGTAGACTGGTCTTCACATAATGTGTTGGCTGTTGGGCTGGGCAACTGTGTTTATCTATGGCATGCTTCTAGCAGCAAG GTTGTGAAGTTGTGTGAGTTGGGAATTGACGACAGTGTTTGTTCTGTTGGGTGGGCACAACGTGGTACACACCTTGCAATTGGCTCTAGCAATGGCAAAGTCCAG TTGTGGGATGCTTCTCGTTGTAAGAAGATAAGAACTATGGAGGGACATCGGTTGCGAGTTGGTGCTCTTGTGTGGAGTTCATCTCTGCTGTCATCAGGAAGCCGGGACAAATGTATTCTTCAGCGTGACGTACGAGCTCAGGACGACTATGTTAGTAAGCTGAGTGGACATAAATCAGAG GTATGTGGTTTGAAGTGGTCCTATGACAACCGCGAATTAGCATCTGGTGGAAATGACAATCGA CTTTTAGTATGGAACCAATACTCGAGTCAGCCAATACTAAAATATTGTGAACACACTGCTGCTGTAAAGGCTATAGCCTGGTCGCCTCACCTTCATGGACTTCTTGCTTCTGGAGGTGGCACTGCAGATCGATGCATTCGTTTCTGGAACACAACTACAAATTCACAGCTAAGTTGTGTGGATACAGGGAGTCAG GTGTGCAACCTTGTGTGGTCCAAGAATGTGAATGAACTTGTTAGCACTCATGGTTATTCACAGAATCAAATTATTGTGTGGAGATATCCTTCGATGTCAAAG CTGGCAACTCTCACTGGCCATACATACAGGGTACTTTATCTTGCTATCTCTCCAGATGGACAG ACAATAGTGACTGGAGCAGGAGATGAAACACTCAGATTCTGGACTGTATTTCCTTCTCCCAAGTCTCAG AACACCGAGACTGAAATTGGAGCGTCATCTCTTGGAAGAACTCGGATTCGTTGA